A stretch of the Candidatus Berkelbacteria bacterium genome encodes the following:
- the pilO gene encoding type 4a pilus biogenesis protein PilO, with product MMAEIQTESTKHNTLLWLILGVIGSAAAFYLYTLPQIRELKLLRTQSATLEADLSSLNEKKTTVVKLNDDLKRSTALTDKLALAVPEDEAIDELITSLEKIVEKAGITLLSVQPASNVETGKTTAMLSTRGSYSGTTLFLEFLEKNLRPIGVNDLALTATSDIQGASLISASFEITPAQIAKAAPAAETSAQDTETKGAQ from the coding sequence ATGATGGCGGAAATACAAACTGAATCAACTAAACATAACACTTTGTTGTGGCTAATTTTAGGCGTGATTGGTTCAGCCGCGGCATTCTATTTATATACCTTGCCTCAAATTCGCGAGCTCAAGCTTTTGCGCACGCAGTCGGCGACGCTTGAGGCTGATCTTTCAAGCTTAAACGAAAAGAAAACCACTGTTGTTAAATTAAACGACGATCTTAAAAGGAGCACTGCGCTGACTGACAAACTTGCTCTGGCTGTGCCAGAGGATGAGGCTATCGATGAGCTCATTACTTCACTTGAAAAGATTGTTGAAAAAGCGGGCATTACTTTGTTGTCGGTTCAGCCGGCAAGCAATGTTGAAACAGGCAAGACAACCGCTATGCTTTCAACCCGAGGCTCATATTCCGGCACAACACTATTTCTTGAATTTTTAGAAAAGAACCTTCGTCCGATTGGCGTCAATGATCTTGCACTCACAGCGACGTCGGATATTCAAGGCGCGTCGCTGATTAGCGCCTCATTCGAGATTACTCCTGCCCAGATTGCCAAGGCCGCACCGGCGGCAGAGACGTCCGCTCAAGACACAGAGACAAAAGGAGCCCAATGA
- the tadA gene encoding Flp pilus assembly complex ATPase component TadA yields MVNPQAQNNLEILKKTAAELGLELVALTQDTPEQSALALVPEALARQYQLLPLTLKEKSLTLVLTDPALLTKPAPKFLQELKQNGYHLRLQLTSSEDFQTALGAYRPQVNGQRPLSRVNNAQSQNMQAKTTVQAGPQPVTSIPPVASPALSVPASVHSAQVELVILKSREVPLNVLNKFPQDVAKKYQMVVFELSADGQEASVAALKPNDRRIREILKFIEARNKVRIHLFSASKEDIEGVLKQYDTEHREDKKPAQAPTPISSISTPPAQKSAMVSAPLKPSFAPTILTPSVKPNSVSRIPPKPVSAPLPVVPKRPILSPLPTPLAARPVTPIGPKIGGLTPAQPIAPETPNSLGTTDLKSYQEAIIRNSATLRDPSTPVPTVEVGDLQLPTNQLGVGELPEGQAPIMITNIGAEDKNLDIVLGTTVETSEQLEQILKSGMVPKIVAAIVFYATAVAASDIHMEAGEKEVRIRFRVDGTLQEIIKLPVQLLAPIVSRIKILAKLKIDESRIPQDGRFGVIVQKREIDLRVSTLPTVFGEKVVMRILDKEKSLKKLTELGIQGTNLARIQSAIKDPFGIILVTGPTGSGKTTTLYAMLTELNTASVNIVTLEDPVEYQLDGINQTQVKPKIGFGFADGLRSILRQDPNIIMVGEIRDGETAGLATQAALTGHLVLSTLHTNDSSGALPRMIDMHVEPFLLASSVNIVIAQRLIRRLCSKCRQPASIPAETLTRIQQELASAFAPELKSAASKQLSFFGPNQKGCNVCHNGYKGRVGIYEVLITSPAIADLVLAKSASSKIAAKAHEEGMITLREDGILKAMQGETSLDEVIQATSE; encoded by the coding sequence ATGGTGAACCCTCAAGCCCAAAATAATTTGGAGATTCTCAAAAAAACGGCCGCTGAACTCGGCCTTGAGCTTGTCGCACTCACCCAGGACACTCCTGAACAATCCGCCCTGGCTCTGGTGCCCGAAGCATTGGCGCGTCAATATCAGTTACTGCCTTTAACTCTTAAAGAGAAATCACTCACTCTCGTCTTAACTGATCCAGCGCTCTTGACAAAACCAGCGCCCAAATTTCTGCAGGAACTCAAGCAAAACGGGTATCATCTGCGTTTGCAACTCACATCCAGCGAGGATTTTCAAACTGCTTTGGGAGCTTATCGACCACAAGTCAATGGCCAGAGGCCACTATCCAGAGTGAATAACGCTCAAAGTCAGAACATGCAAGCGAAAACAACTGTGCAGGCAGGTCCTCAACCAGTAACTAGTATACCCCCAGTCGCTTCACCCGCACTTTCGGTGCCAGCCTCGGTGCATTCGGCGCAAGTCGAGTTAGTTATATTGAAAAGCAGAGAAGTGCCTTTGAACGTTTTAAACAAATTCCCCCAGGACGTGGCGAAAAAGTATCAGATGGTTGTGTTTGAACTTTCAGCCGACGGTCAGGAGGCATCCGTTGCCGCCCTTAAACCTAACGACCGTCGAATTCGAGAAATTCTCAAGTTTATTGAGGCGCGAAACAAGGTTCGAATTCATTTATTCTCGGCGAGTAAAGAGGATATTGAAGGAGTATTGAAGCAATATGACACAGAGCACAGAGAAGACAAAAAACCAGCCCAAGCTCCAACGCCAATTTCTTCGATCTCTACTCCGCCTGCGCAGAAGTCAGCCATGGTTTCGGCGCCACTAAAGCCGAGTTTTGCGCCGACAATTCTCACTCCTTCAGTGAAACCTAATTCTGTGTCGCGCATTCCACCCAAACCCGTTTCAGCGCCGCTCCCAGTTGTCCCCAAAAGACCTATCTTGTCGCCTTTGCCGACGCCGCTGGCGGCGCGGCCAGTTACGCCCATTGGGCCCAAAATCGGCGGCCTTACACCAGCTCAACCAATTGCGCCCGAGACGCCAAATAGTTTGGGCACGACCGATCTTAAATCATACCAAGAAGCAATCATTCGTAATTCTGCCACTCTTCGAGATCCAAGTACGCCGGTTCCAACGGTCGAAGTTGGTGATTTACAACTCCCAACCAATCAACTTGGCGTGGGCGAGTTGCCGGAAGGACAAGCGCCGATTATGATAACCAATATCGGCGCAGAAGATAAAAATCTCGACATAGTTCTCGGCACGACCGTTGAAACTTCTGAACAACTTGAGCAAATTCTTAAATCTGGCATGGTGCCAAAAATTGTCGCCGCGATCGTGTTTTACGCCACTGCCGTGGCCGCATCCGATATTCACATGGAGGCTGGTGAGAAAGAGGTTCGGATTCGCTTTCGTGTTGATGGCACTTTACAGGAAATTATCAAATTGCCGGTTCAACTTTTGGCGCCGATTGTGTCGCGCATCAAAATTTTAGCCAAACTCAAAATCGATGAATCGCGCATCCCGCAAGATGGCCGTTTCGGGGTGATTGTGCAAAAGCGGGAAATTGATCTGCGAGTTTCAACCCTGCCAACAGTTTTCGGCGAAAAAGTGGTTATGCGGATTCTCGATAAAGAAAAAAGTTTGAAAAAACTCACTGAATTGGGTATTCAGGGTACTAATCTCGCTCGAATCCAGTCAGCAATCAAAGACCCCTTTGGTATCATTTTAGTGACTGGTCCGACCGGTTCAGGCAAGACCACAACACTTTACGCGATGTTAACTGAACTCAATACCGCAAGTGTCAACATTGTTACTCTCGAAGACCCGGTCGAGTATCAGCTTGATGGCATCAATCAGACCCAGGTCAAGCCAAAAATCGGCTTTGGTTTTGCCGATGGTTTACGTTCAATTCTGCGGCAAGACCCGAACATTATTATGGTTGGCGAGATTCGCGATGGAGAGACTGCCGGCCTGGCAACTCAAGCCGCGTTGACCGGTCACCTGGTGCTTTCAACTTTGCATACCAACGACTCATCTGGAGCGCTTCCCCGGATGATCGATATGCACGTTGAACCATTCCTCCTAGCTTCTTCGGTGAATATCGTGATTGCCCAGCGTTTGATTCGTCGCTTGTGCTCAAAGTGTCGCCAGCCAGCCTCAATTCCGGCCGAAACTCTCACTCGCATTCAGCAGGAGCTCGCCTCGGCATTCGCTCCTGAACTTAAATCAGCGGCGAGTAAGCAACTTTCTTTCTTCGGCCCAAATCAAAAGGGCTGCAATGTCTGTCATAATGGTTATAAGGGTCGGGTCGGGATTTACGAAGTTCTAATTACCAGTCCGGCTATCGCCGATCTCGTTCTTGCTAAATCCGCCTCGTCCAAAATTGCGGCTAAAGCTCACGAAGAGGGGATGATCACACTTAGAGAAGACGGCATCCTTAAAGCCATGCAAGGTGAAACATCGCTTGACGAAGTCATTCAAGCCACCAGCGAATAG
- a CDS encoding prepilin-type N-terminal cleavage/methylation domain-containing protein, translated as MRKNDTNQGFSLIELLIVMVIIGMLATVVTISSSASRAQARDSRRKSDVQTVAAALETYRVENKVYPTENNFSGSWDDLKVVLFPDFISEWPDDPQGNASQYGEGYVYATDSLGSAYALDVTLEGDEDVTLQPNEIDETLTVNPDEDFFVTGIYSYGGDTHYRFSGR; from the coding sequence ATGCGTAAAAACGATACTAATCAGGGTTTCTCGCTTATCGAACTCTTAATCGTCATGGTTATTATTGGTATGTTGGCAACCGTCGTTACTATTTCGTCTTCAGCCTCAAGGGCGCAGGCGCGCGATAGTCGCCGCAAATCCGATGTCCAGACCGTGGCCGCGGCGCTTGAAACTTATCGAGTTGAGAACAAAGTTTACCCAACCGAGAATAACTTCTCCGGAAGCTGGGACGACCTCAAAGTCGTGCTTTTCCCCGATTTTATTTCCGAATGGCCCGACGATCCACAAGGCAATGCCAGTCAATATGGCGAGGGGTATGTGTACGCAACCGACTCGCTTGGTTCGGCTTACGCGCTTGACGTCACCTTAGAAGGGGATGAAGACGTAACCTTGCAACCCAACGAAATCGACGAAACTTTGACAGTTAATCCAGATGAAGATTTTTTCGTCACAGGTATCTATAGTTATGGCGGCGACACCCATTACCGCTTCAGCGGCCGGTAA
- a CDS encoding type II secretion system protein, which yields MTKGFTLIEVLIASSIFVGVLMIGTISFSSTSTKSEEVKHIQTTAQTARLIAEAISRDVRASTGEKAPDGTYLQYPFTLFSNNQKVTSLVLGVASGDALEIARYDPTTQAIVTKKYAVTLNGNGEEIFSVSKNGGVAESLLPTGYSIQGVYFWAVTHELAADRFYPFVKFSFAVVHNESGTSQRISSAVATRELF from the coding sequence ATGACCAAAGGCTTCACTCTTATAGAGGTGCTTATTGCTTCATCGATTTTTGTTGGAGTGCTAATGATCGGCACAATCTCTTTCAGTTCAACAAGCACAAAAAGTGAAGAGGTGAAGCACATTCAAACCACAGCGCAAACCGCGAGATTGATTGCCGAGGCGATTTCACGCGATGTGCGAGCCTCTACCGGTGAGAAAGCGCCCGATGGCACATATCTGCAGTATCCTTTTACGCTTTTTAGTAACAATCAAAAAGTAACCTCTCTCGTATTGGGCGTAGCGAGTGGCGACGCACTCGAAATTGCGCGCTACGATCCGACTACGCAAGCTATCGTTACAAAGAAATATGCCGTAACTCTAAATGGCAATGGCGAAGAAATTTTTTCGGTCAGTAAAAATGGGGGAGTGGCCGAATCGCTTCTTCCAACTGGTTACTCAATTCAAGGCGTCTATTTTTGGGCTGTAACGCATGAACTTGCGGCCGATCGTTTTTATCCTTTTGTGAAATTCAGTTTTGCTGTTGTTCATAATGAGTCGGGCACTTCACAAAGAATCAGCTCGGCCGTTGCCACGCGGGAACTGTTCTAA
- a CDS encoding prepilin-type N-terminal cleavage/methylation domain-containing protein: MKIFSSQVSIVMAATPITASAAGKGFTLIELIISMAIIVMLLGLGIPAFRRYGLRADLENAGVTLATNIFRARTLSLAPEASKEGNITAYGVAFDALNNKYRIARFSGEGANVQEESVVDQFLLPNQVAFSVAPAEPILFPLALQGEPAQLPADSNLALLHTRLAQNNSRTININQVTGQVSLEE, encoded by the coding sequence ATGAAGATTTTTTCGTCACAGGTATCTATAGTTATGGCGGCGACACCCATTACCGCTTCAGCGGCCGGTAAGGGCTTTACCCTTATTGAACTTATCATTTCGATGGCGATCATCGTGATGCTTTTAGGTTTGGGAATTCCAGCTTTTCGACGCTATGGTTTACGAGCTGATCTAGAAAATGCAGGTGTGACTTTAGCCACTAATATCTTTCGGGCGCGCACTTTAAGTTTGGCGCCCGAAGCGAGCAAAGAAGGTAATATCACGGCCTACGGCGTTGCTTTTGATGCTCTGAATAATAAATACCGCATTGCGCGCTTTAGTGGCGAGGGGGCAAACGTTCAAGAAGAAAGCGTCGTCGATCAATTTCTTTTACCCAATCAGGTCGCTTTTTCGGTTGCGCCTGCCGAGCCGATTCTTTTTCCGCTTGCTCTTCAAGGCGAGCCGGCCCAGCTGCCCGCGGATAGCAACCTCGCTCTTTTACACACTCGACTCGCCCAAAACAACTCGCGGACTATAAACATCAATCAAGTTACCGGTCAAGTCAGCTTAGAGGAGTAA
- a CDS encoding PilN domain-containing protein, whose amino-acid sequence MLSFQNDGIQPAKTPANGAAGPAPVQPAKSALDPSVVAINPESNDSLIAIFAGLSVALSLLGGVAASFLRAQAKGEAEASSQKVTSLQQEFASGDLKTMLDKAGLVEKQLEVTKEFSAALPWPKLLKALADKVPGSVKFTANSFETDKSLRIDGSANNYAEVARLMTAIESTDEFSEIALTSATLSESVDGNSITFSITAKYAAPVAGGDDGGNTN is encoded by the coding sequence GTGTTAAGTTTCCAAAATGATGGCATTCAACCGGCTAAGACGCCGGCAAATGGAGCGGCAGGCCCAGCGCCTGTTCAACCAGCCAAATCTGCTCTTGACCCAAGTGTGGTAGCAATCAACCCGGAATCAAACGATTCGCTAATCGCAATTTTTGCGGGTTTAAGTGTTGCTCTTAGTCTCCTCGGCGGTGTTGCGGCCTCATTTTTGCGGGCCCAAGCGAAAGGAGAAGCTGAAGCCTCAAGTCAAAAAGTGACGAGCCTTCAGCAGGAATTCGCCTCGGGCGATCTTAAAACTATGCTCGATAAGGCTGGTTTAGTTGAAAAACAGCTCGAGGTCACAAAAGAATTCTCTGCCGCCCTGCCTTGGCCAAAGCTCTTAAAAGCTCTAGCCGACAAAGTCCCTGGATCGGTTAAATTTACGGCCAATTCTTTTGAAACTGACAAGTCATTAAGAATTGACGGCTCGGCAAATAATTACGCCGAGGTAGCGCGACTCATGACCGCCATCGAGTCGACGGATGAGTTTTCGGAGATTGCGCTGACGAGCGCAACTCTTTCTGAATCTGTCGACGGTAATTCGATTACTTTTTCAATCACGGCCAAATATGCGGCGCCAGTCGCTGGAGGGGATGATGGCGGAAATACAAACTGA
- a CDS encoding prepilin peptidase, translated as MSEFEQAVNFWPLAAIFGLFWGSFLNVLALRWGSKYRGLTLAERSHCPKCQKILNWHELLPLISLILLHGRCRGCRKKIDLRYPGVEILTAVFLGGIVFKYGLSAQALTLSVAGSLLLIAALVDFETQILPDSLVASAFVLTLLVTLLLGQSALVNLAFPVSSWWRGALTGGLIIGAIFLLTRGKGIGFGDVKLATVLGSVVGMSGALLMLWSAFILGSLVGGTLLLRRRATLKTALPFGPFLFAGWLIALFWGRDIIAWYTQL; from the coding sequence ATGTCGGAGTTTGAGCAAGCGGTCAATTTTTGGCCGCTTGCGGCGATTTTTGGTCTGTTTTGGGGTTCATTCTTGAATGTTCTTGCTTTGCGCTGGGGTTCAAAGTATCGAGGCTTGACACTCGCAGAACGGAGTCACTGCCCAAAGTGCCAAAAAATTTTAAATTGGCACGAGCTTCTGCCCCTAATAAGTCTTATACTTTTACACGGCCGTTGCCGAGGCTGTCGAAAAAAAATTGACTTGCGCTATCCAGGCGTTGAAATTTTAACCGCAGTTTTTCTTGGGGGAATAGTTTTTAAGTATGGGTTGTCAGCTCAAGCCTTAACTCTGTCAGTTGCCGGGAGTTTGCTTTTGATCGCGGCGCTAGTTGATTTTGAAACTCAAATTTTACCCGATTCTTTAGTTGCAAGCGCTTTCGTTTTAACTCTCCTTGTAACACTTTTACTGGGTCAATCAGCGCTTGTGAATCTAGCGTTTCCAGTTTCCAGTTGGTGGCGGGGCGCCTTAACCGGCGGGTTGATCATCGGCGCGATTTTTCTTCTTACGCGTGGGAAGGGGATTGGTTTTGGCGATGTTAAATTAGCGACCGTGCTCGGATCAGTAGTCGGTATGAGCGGCGCCCTACTTATGTTGTGGAGCGCGTTTATTTTGGGCAGTCTTGTGGGCGGAACACTTCTACTTCGTCGCCGCGCAACCTTAAAGACCGCTCTTCCATTCGGCCCCTTTTTATTTGCTGGCTGGCTGATCGCGCTTTTTTGGGGTCGTGACATCATTGCATGGTATACTCAATTATAA
- a CDS encoding prepilin-type N-terminal cleavage/methylation domain-containing protein → MNLHRSKQRGFTLLELLVVVAIIAILAAVIVANLNSARSKANDAKVKQDLNGVDQALAVATADPSVLGSAPLNALNNGGGVLVDIDTETALTVNGYLKTFPIPPSGITQYNYRSNYSNGIFGYVLWGTLSTKTGANNDCWVINTGNAFQSNGCLAADTTGVTLP, encoded by the coding sequence ATGAATTTACATAGAAGTAAACAACGAGGTTTCACGCTCCTCGAGCTCCTCGTTGTGGTTGCGATTATCGCGATTTTAGCCGCGGTGATTGTGGCAAACTTAAACTCGGCGCGAAGTAAGGCAAATGATGCCAAGGTGAAGCAGGATCTCAATGGCGTCGATCAGGCACTTGCAGTTGCGACCGCTGACCCATCGGTTCTTGGATCGGCGCCTTTAAACGCCTTAAATAATGGCGGCGGCGTTTTAGTTGATATCGACACCGAAACGGCGCTAACAGTTAATGGTTATCTTAAGACTTTTCCAATTCCACCATCGGGTATAACGCAATATAACTATCGTAGCAACTATTCCAATGGGATTTTCGGCTATGTGTTGTGGGGTACACTCTCAACAAAAACTGGCGCAAACAATGACTGCTGGGTTATAAACACCGGTAACGCTTTTCAGTCGAACGGCTGTCTTGCCGCCGATACAACTGGTGTAACACTTCCGTAA
- a CDS encoding type IV pilus twitching motility protein PilT: MLGANDRSLSPHLSEMLKFAIEHSASDLHIQIGVPPVIRIDGKLRSVPDQPLYTQESAAADVLSSLGTVQRERFATERELDFSFTFETMRLRCNVYYEKGNIVGAYRLIPTQIRTVEQLGLPPVLVQLTEHKQGLVIITGPTGHGKSTTLAALIDHINHNRSEHIITIEDPIEYIFANQKSVISQREVGFDTKTFANALRASMRQDPNVILVGEMRDLETMASALTLAETGHLVFTTLHTNSSAETADRIIDVFPPHQQQQIRSQLASVLLGVISQRLLPKINGGRVAAAEIMLGTTAVRNTIREGKTHQLDNIILTGSAEGMINLDAVLAGLVNKGEVTIDDAINWARDSKQLKINIF, from the coding sequence ATGTTGGGCGCCAACGATCGCTCACTTTCACCACATTTAAGCGAGATGCTTAAATTCGCAATTGAACATAGCGCTTCTGACTTACACATTCAAATCGGCGTGCCGCCAGTTATCCGCATCGACGGCAAACTTCGCTCGGTGCCAGATCAGCCCCTTTATACTCAAGAATCGGCGGCCGCCGACGTGCTTTCGAGTCTAGGGACCGTGCAACGCGAACGCTTTGCGACCGAACGCGAACTCGACTTTTCTTTTACCTTTGAAACGATGCGCTTACGTTGCAATGTTTACTATGAAAAAGGCAACATCGTCGGCGCTTACCGATTAATTCCAACTCAAATTCGAACTGTTGAACAACTTGGCTTGCCGCCGGTTTTGGTTCAGTTAACCGAACACAAACAAGGACTCGTGATTATTACTGGCCCAACTGGCCATGGCAAATCCACCACGCTGGCGGCTTTAATCGACCATATTAATCACAATCGCTCCGAGCACATTATTACAATTGAGGATCCAATCGAGTACATTTTCGCAAATCAGAAAAGCGTCATCTCCCAACGTGAAGTGGGCTTCGATACCAAAACTTTCGCCAATGCCTTGCGCGCTTCCATGCGCCAAGACCCGAATGTAATTTTAGTCGGTGAGATGCGCGATTTGGAAACGATGGCTTCAGCGTTAACGCTCGCTGAAACTGGTCATTTAGTTTTCACAACTTTGCACACCAACTCCTCGGCCGAAACCGCTGATCGCATTATCGATGTCTTTCCGCCGCATCAACAACAGCAGATTCGCTCTCAACTTGCCTCGGTTTTATTGGGCGTCATTTCTCAACGTCTCCTGCCTAAAATCAATGGCGGGCGAGTTGCGGCGGCAGAAATTATGCTGGGCACAACCGCCGTTCGAAATACCATTCGCGAGGGCAAGACTCATCAGCTCGACAATATTATTCTCACCGGTTCAGCCGAGGGTATGATTAATCTCGATGCTGTGCTTGCCGGTCTCGTTAATAAGGGGGAAGTTACAATTGACGATGCGATCAACTGGGCGCGCGATTCTAAACAACTCAAGATTAATATCTTTTAG
- a CDS encoding type II secretion system F family protein has product MPEPVKKPALKFEIDIPFLNNVSVREKSFLARQLATMLASGLALNRAVAILVAQTQNKTLKTALQGIETDLEGGLPFSGAIAKHPKIFDRVFVNVVISGESVGRLADVLNQLADQLEKDSGFMNRVKGALAYPAFVFVAMIVVGAITMVYIIPQLQSVFEEAGAELPFLTRMIIAISHFLQNYWWLIIIFVVVGLAVGRTYFRSKAGERLWGLIQLHLPGHLGYDIYMARFNRTLGMLVQAGTPIIEAISVTASVMDNLLYREYLAAAADQVKRGVPLSVPLQKTALFPLIVGQMIAVGEQTGRLDQILLKLAEYYEEEADSKIKQLSSLIEPIVIVLIGVGVGILVYAILVPIYNIAQF; this is encoded by the coding sequence ATGCCCGAGCCCGTAAAAAAACCCGCCCTCAAGTTCGAGATTGATATTCCTTTTTTGAATAATGTTTCAGTGAGAGAGAAGTCTTTTTTAGCGCGCCAGCTGGCCACGATGCTTGCAAGCGGTTTGGCGCTTAATCGTGCCGTGGCTATTCTCGTAGCTCAAACTCAAAACAAAACCCTTAAAACGGCGCTTCAGGGTATTGAAACAGATCTCGAGGGCGGCTTGCCGTTTTCGGGCGCAATTGCCAAACATCCAAAGATTTTTGACCGAGTTTTCGTGAACGTGGTAATTTCGGGCGAAAGCGTGGGGCGCTTGGCGGATGTGCTCAATCAACTTGCCGACCAGCTTGAAAAAGATTCCGGCTTCATGAATCGAGTTAAAGGCGCTCTGGCTTATCCAGCCTTTGTCTTTGTGGCGATGATCGTTGTCGGCGCAATTACGATGGTTTACATCATTCCGCAACTTCAAAGTGTCTTCGAGGAAGCCGGCGCCGAATTGCCATTTTTAACTCGCATGATTATCGCTATAAGTCATTTTCTACAAAACTATTGGTGGTTAATTATTATTTTTGTCGTCGTAGGTTTAGCTGTTGGTCGCACATATTTTCGTTCCAAAGCGGGCGAGCGTCTCTGGGGGCTGATTCAACTTCACCTTCCAGGGCATCTTGGCTACGATATCTATATGGCCAGGTTTAATCGCACCCTGGGAATGCTCGTGCAAGCCGGCACACCAATTATCGAAGCAATCAGTGTCACGGCGTCGGTGATGGATAATCTGCTTTATCGCGAGTATTTGGCGGCGGCGGCCGATCAAGTTAAACGCGGCGTCCCGCTTTCCGTGCCTCTTCAAAAAACCGCGCTTTTTCCGCTCATTGTTGGCCAGATGATCGCAGTTGGCGAGCAAACAGGTCGCCTCGATCAGATTCTCTTAAAACTCGCCGAGTATTATGAAGAGGAAGCAGATAGTAAAATCAAGCAATTAAGCAGTTTAATTGAGCCGATTGTAATCGTTTTGATCGGTGTTGGAGTGGGGATTCTTGTCTATGCGATCCTGGTGCCAATCTATAATATCGCACAGTTCTAA